The proteins below come from a single Longimicrobium sp. genomic window:
- a CDS encoding glycosyltransferase family 1 protein has protein sequence MRSVRVALISPLAEEQWHSMDLCAEMLLDTLRRHHEPHIRAERVVPRLVRRFERLPRAGRHRIAVRADRLLNRFGDFPGHLLRSRKRFDLFHLTEHSYGQLAHVLPAKRTIVTCHDLEAFRCLLEPEKESRSWLYRAMARQQMHAVRSAARVVCDTHAVRDELLAFGLAPPERVTVVHIGTHPACSPDPDPVADAKAEALLGPAGSTVDLLHVGSLMPRKRIDVLLRVFAAVRERVPGARLIRAGGAFLPAHLELVRTLGLEGSILVLPFVEREVLSAVYRRAALALQPSEVEGFGMPVPEAMACGTPVVASDIPVLREVGGSLARYCPVADVPAWTQAVVELLEERRTQPDRWQARRAANVEHGALFSWSVHARKMVEVYEEVLSAAAAPD, from the coding sequence ATGCGTAGCGTGCGGGTGGCGCTGATCTCGCCGCTGGCCGAGGAGCAGTGGCACAGCATGGACCTGTGCGCCGAGATGCTGCTGGACACGCTGCGCCGGCACCACGAGCCGCACATCCGGGCGGAGCGGGTGGTGCCGCGGCTGGTGCGCCGCTTCGAGCGCCTGCCGCGCGCGGGGCGCCACCGCATTGCCGTGCGCGCGGACCGGCTGCTGAACCGCTTCGGCGACTTTCCGGGCCACCTGCTGCGGAGCAGGAAGCGGTTCGACCTGTTCCACCTGACCGAGCACAGCTACGGCCAGCTGGCCCACGTCCTTCCGGCGAAGCGCACCATCGTCACCTGCCACGACCTGGAGGCGTTCCGCTGTCTGCTGGAGCCGGAGAAGGAATCCCGCTCGTGGCTGTACCGCGCGATGGCGCGGCAGCAGATGCACGCGGTGCGCTCCGCCGCACGCGTGGTGTGCGACACCCACGCCGTTCGCGACGAGCTGCTGGCGTTTGGCCTCGCGCCCCCCGAGCGCGTGACCGTGGTGCACATCGGCACGCACCCGGCGTGCTCGCCCGACCCCGATCCCGTCGCGGACGCGAAGGCGGAGGCGCTCCTGGGTCCCGCCGGGTCCACGGTGGACCTGCTGCACGTGGGGAGCCTGATGCCCCGCAAACGCATCGACGTGCTCCTGCGCGTCTTCGCCGCCGTGCGCGAGCGGGTGCCCGGGGCGCGGCTCATCCGCGCGGGGGGTGCCTTTCTGCCTGCGCACCTGGAGCTGGTGCGCACGCTGGGGCTGGAGGGCTCCATCCTGGTGCTCCCCTTCGTGGAGCGCGAGGTCCTTTCCGCCGTGTACCGCCGCGCCGCGCTGGCGCTGCAGCCGTCCGAAGTGGAGGGGTTCGGGATGCCGGTGCCGGAGGCGATGGCGTGCGGCACCCCCGTGGTGGCCAGCGACATCCCGGTGCTGCGCGAGGTCGGCGGCTCGCTGGCGCGCTACTGCCCCGTGGCCGACGTGCCGGCCTGGACCCAGGCGGTCGTGGAGCTGCTGGAGGAGCGCCGCACCCAGCCGGACCGGTGGCAGGCGCGCCGTGCCGCGAACGTGGAGCACGGCGCCCTCTTCAGCTGGAGCGTGCACGCGCGGAAGATGGTGGAGGTATACGAAGAGGTGCTGAGCGCCGCGGCGGCGCCCGACTGA
- the asnB gene encoding asparagine synthase (glutamine-hydrolyzing) — MCGIAGLFDQRGASSADELAAAATRMADSLRHRGPDDGGVWADAGSGVAFGHRRLSIVDLSPDGHQPMASESGRFVLAYNGEVYNFPHLRRELEAAGHRFRGHSDTEILLAAFEEWGIDEALERSAGMFAMGIWDRRERQLHLVRDRLGKKPLYYGWVGDTLLFASELKAFHTFPGFRPEIDRGALALLLRHNCVPAPHTIFRGVFKLRPGSLLTLREGGAPASSAEGAQDHVRTYWSATAVAEQGARSPLALTEEEAVDQLEEVLGRAVGERMLADVPLGALLSGGIDSSAVVALMQRQAERPVKTFTIGLFDPVLDEAGDARRVAEHLGTEHTELYVTPEEAQAVIPRLPDFFDEPFADSSQIPTFLVCQLARRDVTVVLSGDGGDEVFGGYQRHFQAERLARYNRVPPVMRSAAARLLTAPSPEGWDRFFDAVAPVLPGRARRALSGDKVHKFAGVLPARGMEAAYRTLTSHWQEPLSVVRGGGGREPVTVLTDRARRPDLRSFAHVMMVLDTVSYLPDDILTKVDRASMAVSLEARAPLLDHRVVEFAWKLPLGMKIRGTQGKWILRQLLARHVPRELFERPKQGFGVPIGPWLRGPLRGWADALLAEDRLRDEGYFAAEPIRRKWSEHLAGRRNWAYDLWNVLMFQAWRERWAP, encoded by the coding sequence ATGTGCGGGATAGCGGGACTATTCGACCAGAGGGGAGCTTCGTCCGCGGATGAGCTGGCCGCGGCGGCGACGCGCATGGCCGACTCGCTGCGCCACCGCGGGCCGGACGACGGCGGCGTGTGGGCCGATGCCGGCTCCGGCGTCGCCTTCGGCCACCGGCGGCTCTCCATCGTGGACCTCTCTCCCGACGGCCACCAGCCGATGGCCTCGGAGAGCGGACGCTTCGTGCTCGCCTACAACGGGGAGGTGTACAACTTCCCCCACCTGAGGCGCGAGCTGGAAGCGGCCGGGCACCGCTTCCGCGGCCATTCGGACACCGAGATCCTGCTGGCGGCGTTCGAGGAGTGGGGGATCGACGAGGCGCTGGAGCGGTCGGCGGGGATGTTCGCCATGGGGATCTGGGACCGGCGCGAGCGCCAGCTGCACCTGGTGCGCGACCGGCTCGGCAAGAAGCCGCTCTACTACGGCTGGGTGGGCGATACCCTCCTCTTTGCGTCCGAGCTCAAGGCCTTCCACACCTTTCCCGGCTTCCGCCCCGAGATCGACCGCGGGGCGCTGGCGCTGCTGCTGCGGCACAACTGCGTGCCCGCGCCGCACACCATCTTCCGGGGGGTGTTCAAGCTCCGCCCCGGCAGCCTCCTCACGCTGCGGGAGGGCGGCGCGCCGGCTTCCAGCGCCGAGGGCGCGCAGGACCACGTGCGGACGTACTGGTCCGCGACGGCGGTGGCCGAGCAGGGGGCGCGCTCTCCCCTCGCGCTGACGGAAGAGGAGGCGGTCGACCAGCTCGAAGAGGTGCTGGGCCGCGCCGTGGGCGAGCGCATGCTGGCCGACGTGCCGCTGGGCGCGCTCCTTTCCGGCGGGATCGATTCGTCCGCCGTGGTGGCGCTGATGCAGCGGCAGGCGGAGCGTCCGGTGAAGACCTTCACCATCGGCCTGTTCGACCCGGTGCTGGACGAGGCGGGGGACGCGCGGCGCGTGGCGGAGCACCTGGGCACCGAGCACACCGAGCTGTACGTGACGCCCGAGGAGGCGCAGGCCGTCATCCCGCGCCTCCCGGACTTCTTCGACGAGCCGTTCGCCGACTCGTCGCAGATCCCCACATTTCTGGTGTGCCAGCTCGCTCGGCGCGACGTGACGGTGGTGCTCTCCGGCGACGGCGGCGACGAGGTATTCGGCGGCTACCAGCGCCACTTCCAGGCGGAGCGCCTGGCGCGCTACAACCGCGTGCCGCCGGTGATGCGCTCGGCCGCCGCGCGCCTCCTCACGGCGCCGTCGCCCGAGGGGTGGGACCGCTTCTTCGACGCCGTGGCGCCGGTGCTGCCGGGCCGTGCGCGGCGCGCCCTGAGCGGCGACAAGGTGCACAAGTTCGCCGGGGTGCTGCCGGCGCGGGGGATGGAGGCGGCGTACCGCACCCTGACCTCGCACTGGCAGGAGCCGCTCTCCGTGGTGCGCGGCGGCGGCGGGCGGGAGCCGGTCACCGTGCTCACCGACCGCGCGCGCCGCCCCGACCTGCGCAGCTTCGCGCACGTGATGATGGTGCTGGACACGGTCAGCTACCTGCCGGACGACATCCTCACCAAGGTGGACCGCGCCAGCATGGCCGTGAGCCTGGAGGCCCGCGCGCCGCTGCTGGACCACCGCGTGGTCGAGTTCGCGTGGAAGCTCCCGCTGGGGATGAAGATCAGGGGGACCCAGGGAAAGTGGATACTGCGGCAGCTCCTGGCCCGCCACGTGCCCCGGGAGCTGTTCGAGCGCCCCAAGCAGGGGTTCGGCGTGCCGATCGGGCCGTGGCTGCGCGGGCCGCTGCGCGGCTGGGCCGACGCGCTCCTGGCCGAGGACCGGCTGCGCGACGAGGGCTACTTCGCGGCCGAGCCGATCCGCCGCAAGTGGAGCGAGCATCTGGCCGGGCGGCGCAACTGGGCGTACGACCTGTGGAACGTCCTGATGTTCCAGGCGTGGCGCGAGCGGTGGGCGCCCTGA
- a CDS encoding SDR family oxidoreductase: MRYETVKEELRAAPRTWLVTGAAGFIGSALVEGLLGLGQAVVGLDNFATGHRRNLDDVRAQAGDEAWRRFRFIDGDIRDLDTCHDACRGVDFVLHQAALGSVPRSLEDPIATHAANVTGFLNILVAARDAKVRRFVFAASSSTYGDHPALPKVEDRIGRPLSPYAVTKYVDELYASVFERNYGIETVGLRYFNVFGRRQDPEGAYAAVIPRWVGTLLQGRECVINGDGETSRDFCFVENVVQANLLAATATGKVTDEVYNVALGGRTTLNQLFEWIRDGLSAFRPDVAGAEPKYAPFRAGDVRHSQADITKARERLGYEPTHTAEEGLRETLEWYAAHAG, encoded by the coding sequence ATGAGATATGAGACGGTGAAGGAAGAGCTGCGCGCCGCGCCCCGCACCTGGCTGGTGACGGGTGCGGCCGGGTTCATAGGGAGCGCCCTGGTGGAGGGGCTGCTGGGGCTGGGGCAGGCGGTGGTGGGGCTGGACAACTTCGCCACCGGCCACCGCCGCAACCTGGACGACGTGCGCGCGCAGGCCGGCGATGAGGCGTGGCGGCGCTTCCGCTTCATCGACGGCGACATCCGCGACCTGGACACCTGCCACGACGCCTGCCGCGGGGTGGACTTCGTGCTGCACCAGGCGGCGCTGGGGAGCGTTCCGCGCTCGCTGGAAGATCCCATCGCCACGCACGCGGCCAACGTCACCGGGTTCCTCAACATCCTGGTGGCCGCGCGTGACGCAAAGGTGCGCCGGTTCGTCTTCGCGGCGTCGAGCAGCACCTACGGCGACCATCCGGCCCTTCCCAAGGTGGAGGACCGCATCGGTCGGCCGCTGTCGCCGTACGCCGTCACCAAGTACGTGGACGAGCTCTACGCCAGCGTCTTCGAGCGCAACTACGGCATCGAGACGGTGGGGCTGCGCTACTTCAACGTCTTCGGCCGCAGGCAGGACCCGGAGGGCGCCTACGCCGCGGTGATCCCCCGCTGGGTGGGAACGCTGCTGCAGGGCCGCGAGTGCGTCATCAACGGCGATGGCGAGACGTCGCGCGACTTCTGCTTCGTGGAGAACGTGGTGCAGGCCAACCTCCTGGCCGCCACCGCCACGGGCAAGGTGACGGACGAGGTGTACAACGTGGCGCTGGGCGGGCGCACCACGCTGAACCAGCTCTTCGAGTGGATCCGCGACGGCCTCTCCGCTTTCCGGCCCGACGTCGCCGGCGCCGAGCCGAAGTACGCGCCCTTTCGCGCCGGCGACGTGCGCCACTCGCAGGCGGACATCACCAAGGCCCGCGAGCGGCTGGGGTACGAGCCCACGCACACGGCGGAGGAGGGGCTGCGCGAGACGCTGGAGTGGTACGCGGCGCACGCCGGGTGA
- a CDS encoding sugar transferase, with translation MSAAVKRLVDVLASAGGLLLLSPVLLAVAIAVRWSMGSPVLFRQVRPGRHAVPFAMYKFRTMRDAHDENGDPLPDGERLTAVGRFLRKTSLDELPELINVLRGDMSLVGPRPLLMRYLPYYTPREQRRHDVRPGITGWAQVNGRNTARWADRLEMDVWYVEHQSLWLDIKVLARTAASLLGQKGVVVDPRSAMLNLDEERWPGGEPR, from the coding sequence TTGAGCGCGGCCGTCAAGCGGCTGGTGGACGTGCTGGCGTCGGCGGGGGGGCTGCTGCTGCTTTCGCCCGTGCTGCTGGCCGTTGCCATCGCGGTGCGCTGGTCGATGGGCTCCCCGGTCCTCTTCCGGCAGGTGCGACCCGGGCGGCACGCCGTTCCCTTCGCGATGTACAAGTTCCGCACGATGCGCGACGCGCACGACGAGAACGGCGACCCGCTCCCCGATGGCGAGCGGCTGACGGCGGTGGGGCGCTTCCTGCGCAAGACCAGCCTCGACGAGCTTCCGGAGCTGATCAACGTGCTGCGGGGCGACATGAGCCTGGTGGGCCCGCGCCCGCTGCTGATGCGCTACCTCCCCTACTACACGCCGCGGGAGCAGCGCCGGCACGACGTACGGCCGGGGATCACCGGCTGGGCCCAGGTGAACGGCAGGAACACCGCCCGCTGGGCCGACCGGCTGGAGATGGACGTGTGGTACGTGGAGCACCAGAGCCTCTGGCTGGACATCAAGGTGCTCGCGCGCACGGCGGCCTCGCTGCTGGGGCAGAAGGGTGTGGTGGTGGACCCCCGCAGCGCCATGCTGAACCTGGACGAGGAGCGCTGGCCCGGCGGCGAACCGCGGTGA
- a CDS encoding glycosyltransferase family 4 protein — translation MARAVGALSSAPTTVLVLGGYAQSLVTFRGSLLRAMVARGHRVVACAPAASPEIVATLDGMGVTYRDVPFNRTGLRPDEDLRTLAALVALFREVRPDVILGYTIKPVIWGLLAARIARVPRRFAMITGLGYAFMSEGREGRVVRAVARRLYRLSLRGADRVFFQNPDDRATFERLRLVRGPQQGVIVNGSGVEVDHYTPVPLPEGPTSFLLMARFLADKGVREFVEAARMVRARHPDAVFRMAGFRDDNPTSISQEELDAWLREGIVEFLGWLPDVRPSIAGTTVYVLPSYGEGTPRSVLEAMAMGRPIVTTDAPGCRETVQDGVNGFLVPVRDAAALARAMEALVVDRALVERMGRESRRIAEEKYDVHKVNRVILETMGLASPETA, via the coding sequence GTGGCGCGAGCGGTGGGCGCCCTGAGCTCCGCTCCCACCACGGTGCTGGTGCTCGGTGGATACGCCCAATCGCTGGTGACCTTTCGCGGGTCGCTGCTGCGGGCCATGGTCGCGCGGGGCCATCGCGTGGTCGCCTGCGCGCCCGCGGCCTCGCCGGAGATCGTGGCGACGCTCGACGGGATGGGGGTGACGTACCGCGACGTCCCCTTCAACCGCACCGGGCTGCGGCCGGACGAGGACCTGCGCACCCTGGCCGCGCTGGTGGCGCTCTTTCGCGAGGTGCGGCCGGACGTGATCCTCGGCTACACCATCAAGCCGGTGATCTGGGGGCTGCTGGCGGCACGGATCGCGCGGGTGCCGCGGCGCTTCGCCATGATCACGGGGCTCGGCTACGCGTTCATGAGCGAGGGGCGCGAGGGGAGGGTGGTGCGGGCGGTGGCGCGGCGGCTCTACCGGCTCAGCCTGCGCGGCGCGGACCGCGTCTTCTTCCAGAACCCGGACGACCGCGCCACCTTTGAGCGGCTGCGGCTCGTGCGCGGGCCGCAGCAGGGAGTGATCGTCAACGGCAGCGGCGTGGAGGTCGACCACTACACGCCGGTGCCGTTGCCGGAGGGCCCCACCTCGTTCCTGCTGATGGCGCGCTTCCTGGCGGACAAGGGAGTGCGCGAGTTCGTGGAGGCCGCGCGCATGGTCCGCGCCCGGCACCCGGATGCGGTCTTCCGCATGGCGGGATTCCGCGACGACAACCCCACCAGCATCTCCCAGGAGGAGCTGGACGCCTGGCTTCGCGAGGGGATCGTCGAGTTCCTGGGCTGGCTGCCGGACGTGCGTCCCTCCATCGCCGGGACGACCGTATACGTCCTCCCCTCCTACGGCGAGGGTACGCCGCGCTCGGTGCTGGAGGCGATGGCGATGGGGCGCCCCATCGTGACCACCGACGCCCCCGGCTGCCGCGAGACGGTGCAGGACGGCGTGAACGGTTTCCTGGTGCCCGTCCGCGACGCCGCGGCGCTGGCCCGCGCCATGGAAGCGCTGGTGGTCGACCGCGCGCTGGTGGAGCGGATGGGGCGCGAGTCCCGCCGCATCGCCGAAGAGAAGTACGACGTGCACAAGGTGAATCGCGTCATCCTGGAAACCATGGGGCTGGCGAGCCCGGAGACGGCTTGA